From a single Lolium rigidum isolate FL_2022 chromosome 7, APGP_CSIRO_Lrig_0.1, whole genome shotgun sequence genomic region:
- the LOC124675145 gene encoding uncharacterized protein LOC124675145: protein MDSNNGRRKSRSYLTWTDNMDRVLLDVLAEYHNNGNHTANGWKPPAYSAAVKTVREKCSVEITKDHVYSRCKTFDKHCSIISRLLAHSDFGWDQDKNMLIIHNEDAWKVYIEKNKAAACYKNKVIKNWDAISLIFSRDYATSEEESAGGENAQEMALKGAEDVRELTQNSPSTSGPSSQDQGGMPTPTRPSQLCRRSKRFRTDDALFCMSGNIKNSFQISVKANEPPAERANASPKEIFAALQEIPNLGRGDLLRAYCILTSNDRKFESLVVLPMDMRKDWLMMEIGKN from the exons ATGGATTCAAACAACGGAAGGAGGAAAAGCAGGAGTTATCTTACTTGGACAGACAATATGGATCGGGTTCTGCTTGATGTTCTTGCTGAGTATCACAATAATGGCAATCATACAGCAAATGGATGGAAGCCACCTGCATACTCTGCGGCAGTGAAAACTGTGCGCGAGAAGTGCAGTGTGGAGATTACAAAGGACCACGTGTATTCAAGATGCAAGACCTTTGACAAGCATTGCAGTATCATTAGCAGGTTACTTGCCCATTCTGATTTTGGATGGGATCAAGACAAGAACATGCTCATCATTCACAATGAGGATGCTTGGAAAGTATACATAGAG AAAAACAAAGCAGCTGCCTGCtacaaaaacaaagttattaagaACTGGGATGCAATAAGTCTAATATTCTCGAGAGACTATGCTACTAGTGAAGAGGAGAGTGCAGGAGGTGAAAATGCCCAAGAAATGGCATTGAAGGGTGCCGAAGATGTCCGGGAGCTTACTCAAAATTCACCTTCAACATCTGGACCTAGCAGTCAAGATCAAGGTGGAATGCCGACACCAACTCGACCCAGTCAACTGTGCAGGAGGAGTAAGAGGTTCAGAACAGATGATGCACTCTTTTGCATGTCTGGGAACATAAAGAATTCATTTCAGATATCTGTGAAGGCAAATGAACCTCCAGCGGAACGAGCTAATGCATCTCCAAAGGAAATCTTTGCGGCGCTTCAAGAGATACCCAACTTAGGACGGGGTGATCTGCTGAGGGCCTACTGTATTCTCACTAGCAATGACCGCAAGTTTGAATCTCTTGTGGTGCTTCCGATGGACATGAGGAAGGATTGGTTGATGATGGAAATTGGGAAGAACTGA